The proteins below are encoded in one region of Triticum aestivum cultivar Chinese Spring chromosome 1B, IWGSC CS RefSeq v2.1, whole genome shotgun sequence:
- the LOC123081703 gene encoding replication protein A 32 kDa subunit B-like: MVNKQVSDNSVFFTLADGTGHVKARVWFENGIDVMCSASISDGVYVKLTGRLRAELGVPVVAAYSLSVVTNFNDITHHFLDCIYVHLMMQSDHAKRVVHSLALVPFAPSAPLASTARRVPEVD; the protein is encoded by the exons ATGGTGAATAAGCAAGTGTCTGATAACTCCGTCTTCTTCACCCTGGCCGATGGGACGGGTCACGTCAAGGCGCGCGTCTG GTTCGAGAACGGCATAGATGTCATGTGTTCAGCGAGCATCAG TGATGGCGTGTACGTCAAATTAACCGGTCGCTTGCGTGCCGAGCTCGGCGTGCCCGTAGTTGCAGCCTATTCATTGAG TGTGGTAACAAATTTCAACGATATCACTCATCATTTCCTGGACTGCATCTATGTTCATCTGATGATGCAAAGCGACCATGCTAAACGCGTCGTGCACTCTCTTGCTCTCGTCCCATTTGCCCCATCCGCACCGCTGGCTAGCACTGCACGCCGTGTCCCAGAGGTTGATTAA